Proteins found in one Paraburkholderia caballeronis genomic segment:
- a CDS encoding tetratricopeptide repeat protein, whose amino-acid sequence MKKFLAALLASLAFASGAAFAVPTVQQIESAMSQGDWQRADAGLVQVLAAHPDSAHAHYLYAQVLHREGRYADALAQIEQAKSLDPQLHFASPSRFAQIESRIRSDAARANGGTTSRAANPFVQPQAAAAPAVAALGASAHHGPSIGAWIGIALVIALVALVLRWTLRRAKSTEDSKAGDERRDQLRRATELLNAVRTLKLDLKLSTAAGHDVLERETEGLETQLRGLVEALSNSANPVPPYQIEDLERQVESLKARAEGRPDPNAAPAQAAPAGGDSPYAREADANFGRQPQGPYPPQQPPQVIVQQGGGGFGGGMGGLLTGVLLGQVLGGGRGDRVIERDVLVDDEGRRIQRDGSNNDGGVDFGQGSNDWDDGSGSGGVDMGSNGDSGNWDNS is encoded by the coding sequence ATGAAAAAGTTTCTCGCCGCCCTCCTCGCCTCGCTCGCGTTCGCGAGCGGCGCGGCGTTTGCGGTACCGACCGTCCAGCAAATCGAATCCGCGATGTCGCAAGGCGACTGGCAGCGCGCGGACGCCGGGCTCGTGCAGGTGCTCGCAGCGCATCCGGACAGCGCGCACGCCCATTATCTGTATGCGCAGGTGCTGCATCGCGAAGGCCGTTATGCGGACGCGCTCGCGCAGATCGAGCAGGCGAAGTCGCTCGATCCGCAACTGCACTTCGCGTCGCCGTCGCGTTTCGCGCAGATCGAGTCGCGCATCCGCTCCGACGCCGCGCGCGCGAACGGCGGCACGACGAGCCGCGCCGCCAATCCGTTCGTGCAGCCGCAGGCCGCGGCCGCGCCGGCCGTCGCCGCGCTCGGCGCAAGCGCGCATCACGGGCCGTCGATCGGCGCATGGATCGGCATCGCGCTGGTGATCGCGCTGGTCGCGCTCGTGCTGCGCTGGACGCTGCGCCGCGCGAAGTCCACCGAGGACTCGAAGGCGGGCGACGAGCGCCGTGACCAGTTGCGGCGCGCGACCGAACTGCTGAACGCGGTGCGCACGCTGAAGCTCGACCTGAAGCTGTCGACCGCCGCGGGCCATGACGTGCTCGAACGCGAAACCGAAGGTCTGGAGACGCAACTGCGCGGTCTCGTCGAGGCGCTGTCGAACAGCGCGAATCCGGTGCCGCCGTATCAGATCGAGGATCTCGAACGCCAGGTGGAAAGCCTGAAGGCGCGCGCCGAAGGCCGCCCCGATCCGAACGCGGCGCCCGCGCAAGCCGCGCCGGCGGGCGGCGACTCCCCGTATGCGCGCGAAGCCGACGCGAACTTCGGCCGTCAGCCGCAAGGCCCGTATCCGCCGCAACAACCGCCGCAGGTGATCGTACAGCAAGGCGGCGGCGGGTTCGGCGGCGGCATGGGCGGCCTGCTGACCGGCGTGCTGCTCGGCCAGGTGCTCGGCGGCGGACGCGGCGACCGCGTGATCGAACGCGACGTGCTGGTCGACGACGAGGGCCGCCGCATCCAGCGCGACGGCAGCAACAACGACGGCGGCGTCGATTTCGGCCAGGGCTCGAACGACTGGGACGACGGCAGCGGTTCCGGCGGCGTCGACATGGGCAGCAACGGCGACTCGGGCAACTGGGACAACAGCTAA
- a CDS encoding PspA/IM30 family protein, with the protein MSLFDTISRTLKGLLNDAAESVQDPSRDARQIVRELDESIAKAENSLIEIQAQVATQQSKRDVAADKAKKYEDGAKRALQSGDEALAREALGAQATAEAERDALATELAKLEPSVDQLKQQIDEMRQRRNDLNARSNILQAKQQIAQAKDVAATALGGIGGKNLSGDFERLEEKVSLSNARSDARLNSADVSSGKALEDKLAALNKGPSVDDRLEALKKQLNTPAQ; encoded by the coding sequence ATGTCGCTTTTTGACACCATCTCGCGCACGCTCAAGGGGCTGCTGAACGACGCAGCCGAATCCGTGCAGGACCCGTCCCGCGACGCGCGCCAGATCGTGCGCGAACTGGACGAAAGCATCGCGAAGGCCGAGAACTCGCTCATCGAGATCCAGGCGCAGGTCGCGACGCAGCAAAGCAAGCGCGATGTCGCGGCCGACAAGGCGAAGAAGTACGAGGACGGCGCGAAGCGCGCGCTGCAATCCGGCGATGAAGCGCTCGCGCGCGAGGCGCTCGGCGCGCAGGCCACCGCCGAAGCGGAGCGCGACGCGCTCGCCACCGAACTCGCGAAACTCGAACCGTCCGTCGATCAACTGAAGCAGCAGATCGACGAGATGCGCCAGCGCCGCAACGACCTGAACGCGCGCTCGAACATCCTGCAGGCGAAGCAGCAGATCGCGCAGGCGAAGGACGTCGCGGCCACCGCGCTCGGCGGCATCGGCGGCAAGAATCTGTCCGGCGACTTCGAGCGGCTGGAGGAAAAGGTCTCGCTGTCGAACGCGCGCTCCGATGCACGCCTGAACTCGGCGGACGTGTCGAGCGGCAAGGCGCTTGAGGACAAGCTCGCCGCGCTGAACAAGGGGCCGTCCGTCGACGACCGGCTCGAAGCACTGAAGAAGCAGTTGAACACGCCCGCGCAGTAA
- a CDS encoding penicillin-binding protein 1A, with product MPIIKRPPSPQYPNDDREPSFHHGNGSEPPRHTTSRDGVARRRSLGASIALGFFGLIATLVVVGALIAGYALVVMGPQLPSLDALTDYRPKVPLRVYTADHVLIGEFGEERRQLVRFQDIPDVMKKAVLAIEDYRFYEHGGVDFVGILRAGFADLSHGGASQGASTITMQVARNFFLSSEKTYTRKIYEMLLAYKIERALTKDQILELYMNQIYLGQRAYGFSAAARVYFGKDLKDITLAEAAMLAGLPKAPSAYNPVVNPRRAKIRQEYILKRMLDLRYITQAQYDEALKQPIVTRGAGNEYSVHAEYVAEMVRQMMYAQYRDETYTRGLTVTTTIDSGDQDAAYRAVRKGVMDYERRHGYRGPEGFVALPADSDDREQAIDDALSDHPDNGEIVAAVVTSAAPKEVKAQLLDGTAITVNGDGLRFVAAALSPRASQTLAIRAGSIVRVVADDKGNWQITQLPQVEGALVSLTPQDGAIRALIGGFDFNKNKFNHITQAWRQPGSSFKPFIYSAALEKGLGPATIINDAPLYFPPTTPGGDAWEPKDDDQPDGPMPMRLALQKSKNLVSIRILSFIGTKYAQDYVTQRFGFDADKTPPYLPMALGAGLVTPLQSAGAYSVFANGGYRINPYLIAEVDDAHGQPLLKAQPLVAGQNAPQTLTPRNAFVMNSLLHSVATAGTGAGTNVLRRSDLQGKTGTTNDAKDGWFAGYQRTLVAVAWMGYDQPKSLGSREFGAQLALPIWVEYMQRALRGVPQEEPPTPDGVTTVDGELFFADKTPGNGFVASIGLDAANPAGGATDMVGGVGPAGMTPPPPPPPDVSSNEKKQIMDLFETNKP from the coding sequence ATGCCTATCATTAAACGACCGCCATCACCGCAGTACCCGAACGACGATCGGGAACCTTCCTTCCACCACGGCAACGGCAGCGAGCCGCCGCGCCACACCACGTCGCGCGACGGCGTCGCGCGCCGGCGTTCGCTCGGCGCGTCGATCGCGCTCGGGTTCTTCGGCCTGATCGCGACGCTGGTCGTCGTCGGCGCGCTGATCGCCGGTTATGCGCTCGTCGTGATGGGGCCGCAGTTGCCGTCGCTCGACGCGCTGACCGACTATCGCCCGAAGGTGCCGCTGCGCGTATATACCGCCGACCACGTGCTGATCGGCGAGTTCGGCGAGGAGCGGCGTCAACTGGTGCGCTTCCAGGACATCCCGGACGTGATGAAGAAGGCGGTGCTCGCGATCGAGGACTATCGCTTCTACGAGCACGGCGGCGTCGATTTCGTCGGCATCCTGCGCGCGGGTTTCGCGGACCTCTCGCATGGCGGCGCATCGCAGGGCGCGAGCACGATCACGATGCAGGTCGCGCGCAACTTCTTCCTGTCGAGCGAAAAGACCTACACCCGTAAGATCTACGAGATGCTGCTCGCGTACAAGATCGAACGCGCGCTGACGAAGGACCAGATTCTTGAGCTGTACATGAACCAGATCTATCTGGGCCAGCGCGCATACGGTTTCTCGGCCGCCGCGCGCGTGTACTTCGGCAAGGACCTGAAGGACATCACGCTTGCCGAGGCCGCGATGCTCGCGGGCCTGCCGAAGGCGCCGTCCGCGTACAACCCCGTCGTGAATCCGCGCCGCGCGAAGATCCGCCAGGAGTACATCCTGAAGCGGATGCTCGATCTGAGGTACATCACGCAGGCGCAGTACGACGAAGCGCTGAAGCAGCCGATCGTGACGCGCGGGGCCGGCAACGAGTACAGCGTGCACGCGGAGTACGTCGCGGAAATGGTGCGGCAGATGATGTACGCGCAGTATCGCGACGAAACGTACACGCGCGGGCTCACCGTCACGACGACGATCGACTCCGGCGACCAGGACGCCGCCTATCGCGCGGTGCGCAAGGGCGTGATGGACTACGAGCGGCGTCACGGCTATCGCGGGCCGGAAGGTTTCGTCGCGTTGCCGGCCGATAGCGACGACCGCGAGCAGGCGATCGACGATGCGCTCTCCGACCATCCGGACAACGGCGAGATCGTCGCGGCGGTCGTCACGTCGGCCGCGCCGAAGGAAGTGAAGGCGCAACTGCTCGACGGCACCGCGATCACCGTGAACGGCGACGGGCTGCGGTTCGTCGCGGCCGCGCTGTCGCCGCGTGCGTCGCAGACGCTCGCGATCCGGGCTGGTTCGATCGTGCGCGTCGTCGCCGACGACAAGGGCAACTGGCAGATCACGCAACTGCCGCAGGTCGAAGGCGCGCTCGTGTCGCTGACGCCGCAGGACGGCGCGATCCGCGCGCTGATCGGCGGCTTCGACTTCAACAAGAACAAGTTCAACCACATCACGCAGGCGTGGCGTCAGCCGGGTTCGAGCTTCAAGCCGTTCATCTATTCGGCCGCGCTCGAAAAGGGCCTCGGGCCGGCCACGATCATCAACGACGCGCCGCTGTACTTTCCGCCGACGACGCCGGGCGGCGACGCGTGGGAGCCGAAGGACGACGACCAGCCGGACGGCCCGATGCCGATGCGGCTCGCGTTGCAGAAGTCGAAGAACCTCGTGTCGATCCGGATCCTGTCGTTCATCGGCACGAAGTACGCGCAGGACTACGTGACGCAGCGCTTCGGCTTCGACGCGGACAAGACGCCGCCGTATCTGCCGATGGCGCTCGGCGCGGGGCTCGTCACGCCGTTGCAGTCGGCGGGCGCGTACTCGGTGTTCGCGAACGGCGGTTACCGGATCAATCCGTATCTGATCGCCGAGGTGGACGACGCGCATGGTCAGCCGCTGCTGAAGGCGCAGCCGCTCGTCGCCGGACAGAACGCGCCGCAGACGCTGACGCCGCGCAATGCGTTCGTGATGAACAGCCTGCTGCATTCGGTGGCGACCGCCGGCACCGGCGCGGGCACGAACGTGCTGCGCCGCTCGGACCTGCAAGGCAAGACCGGTACGACGAACGACGCGAAGGACGGCTGGTTCGCCGGTTATCAGCGCACGCTCGTCGCGGTGGCGTGGATGGGTTACGACCAGCCGAAGAGCCTCGGCAGCCGCGAGTTCGGCGCGCAGCTCGCGCTGCCGATCTGGGTCGAGTACATGCAGCGCGCGCTGCGCGGCGTGCCGCAGGAAGAGCCGCCGACGCCGGACGGCGTGACGACTGTCGACGGCGAACTGTTCTTCGCGGACAAGACGCCGGGCAATGGCTTCGTCGCGAGCATCGGTCTCGATGCGGCGAATCCGGCGGGCGGCGCGACCGACATGGTCGGCGGTGTCGGGCCGGCCGGGATGACGCCTCCGCCGCCCCCTCCGCCGGACGTATCGTCGAACGAGAAGAAGCAGATCATGGACTTGTTCGAGACGAACAAGCCTTGA
- the bfr gene encoding bacterioferritin, which translates to MKGDKKVLAHLNALLAGELTAADQYFTHARMYAYWGLPKLHEHVAHEMAEELDHASQLIARILFLEGVPDLSKRDPLTIGKSVPEMMANDLELELKVVAHLREVIAYCEQVNDYQTREILRAMLADTEEDHTDWLEKQIGLIDKTGLQNYLQSQM; encoded by the coding sequence GTGAAAGGTGACAAGAAAGTCCTCGCCCATCTGAATGCGCTGCTGGCGGGCGAATTGACCGCAGCCGACCAATACTTCACTCACGCGCGGATGTACGCCTATTGGGGGCTTCCGAAGCTCCACGAGCACGTGGCTCACGAGATGGCCGAAGAACTCGATCACGCGTCGCAGCTGATCGCGCGCATCCTGTTCCTGGAGGGCGTCCCGGATCTGTCGAAGCGCGACCCGCTCACCATCGGCAAGTCAGTTCCCGAGATGATGGCGAACGATCTCGAACTCGAACTGAAGGTCGTCGCGCACCTTCGTGAAGTCATCGCGTATTGCGAGCAGGTCAACGACTACCAGACGCGGGAAATTCTCCGCGCCATGCTGGCCGATACCGAGGAAGATCACACGGACTGGCTGGAGAAGCAGATCGGTCTGATCGACAAGACAGGATTGCAGAACTACCTGCAATCGCAGATGTGA
- a CDS encoding 2-hydroxychromene-2-carboxylate isomerase yields MSSPQPPSIEFWFDLSSIYSYLSVMRIEDAALRAGVAVAWRPFMLGPIFDALGWDAPPFVVQKEKGAYVWQDMQRQCRRYGLPWRQPTVFPRRAVLPARIAVLGEGEPWQPAWCREIMRLNYGEDRDVDTPEVATEILDRLGLPARAILDAAVSDENRQRLRAATQTARERGVFGAPTFFVGKDMYWGNDRLDDALEAAASKA; encoded by the coding sequence ATGTCGTCGCCGCAACCGCCGTCGATCGAATTCTGGTTCGATCTCAGCAGCATCTACAGTTACCTGAGCGTGATGCGCATCGAGGACGCCGCGTTGCGCGCGGGCGTCGCGGTGGCGTGGCGTCCGTTCATGCTCGGGCCGATCTTCGACGCGCTCGGCTGGGACGCGCCGCCGTTCGTCGTGCAGAAGGAAAAAGGCGCGTACGTATGGCAGGACATGCAGCGCCAATGCCGCAGGTACGGTCTGCCGTGGCGGCAGCCGACGGTGTTTCCGCGGCGCGCGGTACTGCCGGCGCGCATTGCGGTGCTGGGCGAAGGCGAGCCGTGGCAGCCGGCGTGGTGCCGCGAGATCATGCGGCTCAACTATGGCGAGGATCGCGACGTCGATACGCCGGAAGTCGCCACCGAGATACTCGACCGGCTCGGGCTGCCGGCCCGGGCGATTCTCGACGCGGCCGTCAGCGACGAGAACCGTCAACGGCTGCGCGCCGCGACGCAGACCGCGCGGGAACGCGGCGTGTTCGGCGCGCCGACGTTTTTTGTCGGCAAGGATATGTACTGGGGTAACGACCGGCTCGACGATGCGCTTGAGGCGGCGGCGAGCAAGGCTTGA
- a CDS encoding efflux transporter outer membrane subunit has protein sequence MKRLRFSVRYEAIKANSRFGCADDAAQRDASDIAPAPKAPFPRAALAAASAALLLAACAFGPGGAPPAMPQPAHYGAEPQPERTVAAQGVSQQFVVGAPPVPQWWTLYRSDALNALVDEGLRNSPNLAAAQHSLNAAREQLRAQVGSSILPTVDALGIAARQRSPGIPALGVDKLENDLFAGLVQVQYTFDLFGATRLNNAALLSRFDMQAFQFDAARRSLAANIVTAAIGSATLHAQIDTTGRLLALASGQADDQRQRYDLGAVSHADALSAQQNADAIAASLPALRQQWIATRHALAVLLGRTPNNAPPDLDLAGIALPEQVPVSVPSELLKARPDIQAADAALKAAAADVGAATAQMFPSITLSAAIGQAGLTWPAATSGAGALWSIGASLTQPIFHGGALLAQRRAALASYEAANDSYRQTVLTAFQNVADQLAALDHDAQALDASSRSARLAETVHDETVERYRLGAVPYSSVRVSEQQWRNARLDEIRYRGARLSDTAALFQAMGNPPVGTDAGASSPAATSAAAAGATNATRAGGE, from the coding sequence ATGAAGCGGCTTCGGTTCTCTGTTCGTTACGAGGCGATAAAGGCCAACTCACGTTTCGGCTGCGCGGACGATGCTGCCCAGCGAGACGCAAGCGACATTGCACCCGCGCCCAAAGCGCCATTTCCTCGCGCCGCGCTCGCGGCGGCATCCGCCGCACTGCTGCTCGCCGCGTGCGCATTCGGGCCGGGCGGCGCGCCGCCCGCGATGCCGCAGCCCGCGCATTACGGTGCCGAGCCGCAGCCGGAACGCACGGTCGCCGCGCAAGGCGTATCGCAACAGTTCGTCGTCGGCGCGCCGCCGGTGCCGCAGTGGTGGACGCTGTACCGCTCCGACGCGTTGAACGCGCTCGTCGACGAAGGGCTGCGCAACAGCCCCAACCTCGCGGCCGCGCAGCACAGCCTGAACGCGGCGCGCGAGCAGTTGCGCGCGCAGGTCGGCAGTTCGATCCTGCCGACCGTCGACGCGCTCGGCATCGCCGCGCGGCAACGCTCGCCGGGCATTCCGGCGCTCGGCGTCGACAAGCTCGAAAACGACCTGTTCGCCGGGCTCGTGCAGGTGCAATACACGTTCGACCTGTTCGGCGCGACGCGGCTGAACAACGCCGCGCTGCTGTCGCGCTTCGACATGCAGGCGTTCCAGTTCGACGCCGCGCGGCGTTCGCTCGCCGCGAACATCGTGACCGCCGCGATCGGCTCGGCGACGCTGCACGCGCAGATCGACACGACCGGGCGGCTGCTCGCGCTCGCCAGCGGACAGGCCGACGACCAGCGCCAGCGTTACGACCTCGGCGCGGTGTCGCACGCGGACGCGCTCAGCGCACAGCAGAACGCCGACGCGATCGCCGCGAGCCTGCCGGCGCTGCGCCAGCAATGGATCGCGACGCGCCACGCGCTCGCGGTGCTGCTCGGCCGCACGCCAAACAACGCGCCGCCGGACCTCGACCTCGCCGGCATTGCGCTGCCGGAACAGGTGCCGGTCAGCGTGCCGTCGGAACTGCTGAAGGCGCGGCCCGACATCCAGGCGGCGGACGCCGCGCTGAAGGCCGCGGCCGCCGACGTCGGCGCGGCGACCGCGCAGATGTTCCCGAGCATCACGCTGTCCGCCGCGATCGGCCAGGCCGGGCTCACGTGGCCCGCCGCGACGTCGGGCGCGGGCGCGTTGTGGAGCATCGGCGCGTCGCTCACGCAGCCGATCTTTCACGGCGGCGCGCTGCTCGCGCAGCGGCGCGCGGCGCTCGCGTCGTACGAAGCCGCGAACGATTCGTACCGGCAAACGGTGCTCACCGCGTTCCAGAACGTCGCGGACCAGCTGGCCGCGCTCGATCACGACGCGCAGGCGCTCGATGCGTCCAGCCGGTCCGCGCGGCTCGCGGAAACCGTCCATGACGAAACGGTCGAACGTTACCGGCTAGGCGCGGTGCCGTATTCGTCGGTGCGCGTCAGCGAACAGCAATGGCGCAACGCGCGGCTCGACGAGATCCGCTATCGGGGCGCGCGGCTGTCCGATACCGCCGCGCTCTTTCAGGCGATGGGGAATCCGCCGGTCGGTACCGACGCCGGCGCGTCGTCGCCCGCTGCAACGTCCGCAGCGGCGGCCGGTGCGACCAACGCGACTCGGGCCGGCGGCGAATGA
- a CDS encoding efflux RND transporter permease subunit, with translation MRHQALVVFLVALATLFGALSYTRLSQSEDPPFTFRVMVVQTFWPGATARQVQDQVTDRIGRKLQETPYIDFLRSYSRPGESLVFFTMKDSAPVSEVRETWYQVRKKVGDIATTLPAGVQGPFFNDEFGDVYTNIYTLEGDGFSPAQLHDYADTLRAELLRVPNVAKVDYFGDPDQRIFIEIPNTQLTRLGISPTQIGDALNAQNSVSPAGTLTTADDRVFVRPSGQFTDLRALADTLIHVNGRSFRLGDIATIRRGYEDPPKTQMRFEGQAVLGVGVTMQPGGDVIRLGRALDARVAQLRAQLPAGLKLVEVSSMPDAVSRSVDDFVEAVAEAVGIVLLVSLVSLGVRTGMVVVISIPIVLAITSLMMNLFDIGLHKVSLGTLVLALGLLVDDAIIAVEMMAVKLEQGWDRTRAAAFAYTSTAFPMLTGTLVTVSGFLPIVLAKSSTGEYTRSIFEVSAIALIASWFAAVVLIPLLGYRLLPERRRAAHEETGAGDHEHDIYDTRFYQRLRGWIRGCVERRMLVLALTIALFVLALFGFTRVPQQFFPSSDRSELLVDVRLPEGASFDATLRQTKRLEQALDGRPEIDHFVNFVGTGAPRFYLPLDQQLQQPNFAQFVITAKSVEDREKLAAWFAPKLRNDFPAIRTRLSRLENGPPVGYPVQFRVSGNEIATVREIATRVASVMRATPGTDNVNFDWDEPAERSLHFEIDQQRARQLGVSSQDVANFLQMTLSGYTVTQYRERDKLIGVDLRAPQNERVDPERVLTLALPTPNGPVPLGSLGHLVNSLEYGVIWERDRQPTITVQADVIGGAQGIDVTRVVEGRLQAVRASLPAGYRIEVGGSVEESAKGQASINAQIPIFVIAVLTLLMIQLQSFARVMMVVLTAPLGLIGVVFALLVFREPFGFVAMLGVIAMFGIIMRNSVILVDQIEQDIRAGHPRFDAIVGATVRRFRPITLTAAAAVLALIPLLRSNFFGPMATALMGGITSATVLTLFFLPALYATAFRVKASETGEPRGPSDDGVAS, from the coding sequence CTGCGCCACCAGGCGCTGGTCGTGTTCCTCGTCGCGCTCGCGACGCTGTTCGGCGCGCTGTCCTATACGCGGCTGTCGCAGTCCGAAGACCCGCCGTTCACGTTCCGCGTGATGGTGGTCCAGACCTTCTGGCCCGGCGCGACCGCGCGCCAGGTGCAGGACCAGGTGACCGACCGCATCGGCCGCAAGCTGCAGGAGACGCCGTACATCGACTTCCTGCGCAGCTATTCGCGGCCCGGCGAATCGCTGGTGTTCTTCACGATGAAGGACTCCGCGCCGGTCAGCGAAGTGCGCGAAACGTGGTACCAGGTGCGCAAGAAGGTCGGCGACATCGCAACGACGCTGCCGGCCGGCGTGCAGGGGCCGTTCTTCAACGACGAATTCGGCGACGTCTACACGAACATCTACACGCTCGAAGGCGACGGCTTTTCGCCCGCGCAACTGCACGACTACGCGGACACGCTGCGCGCCGAACTGCTGCGCGTGCCGAACGTCGCGAAGGTCGATTATTTCGGCGACCCCGACCAGCGGATCTTCATCGAGATTCCGAACACCCAGTTGACGCGACTCGGCATCTCACCGACGCAGATCGGCGACGCGCTGAACGCGCAGAACAGCGTGTCGCCGGCCGGCACGCTGACGACCGCCGACGACCGCGTGTTCGTGCGTCCGAGCGGCCAGTTCACCGACCTGCGCGCGCTCGCGGACACGCTGATCCACGTGAACGGCCGCTCGTTTCGGCTCGGCGACATCGCCACGATCCGGCGCGGTTACGAGGACCCGCCGAAAACGCAGATGCGCTTCGAAGGCCAAGCCGTGCTCGGCGTCGGCGTGACGATGCAGCCGGGCGGCGACGTGATCCGGCTCGGCCGCGCGCTCGATGCGCGCGTCGCGCAGCTACGCGCGCAGTTGCCGGCCGGGTTGAAGCTCGTCGAGGTGTCGAGCATGCCGGACGCGGTGTCGCGCTCGGTGGACGACTTCGTCGAGGCGGTGGCCGAGGCGGTCGGCATCGTGCTGCTCGTGAGCCTCGTGTCGCTCGGCGTGCGCACCGGGATGGTCGTCGTGATCTCGATTCCGATCGTGCTCGCGATCACGTCGCTGATGATGAACCTGTTCGACATCGGGCTGCACAAGGTGTCGCTCGGCACGCTGGTGCTGGCGCTCGGGCTGCTCGTCGACGACGCGATCATCGCGGTCGAGATGATGGCGGTGAAGCTCGAACAGGGCTGGGACCGCACGCGCGCCGCCGCGTTCGCATACACGAGCACCGCGTTCCCGATGCTGACCGGCACGCTCGTCACCGTGTCCGGCTTCCTGCCGATCGTGCTCGCGAAGTCGAGCACCGGCGAATACACGCGCTCGATCTTCGAGGTGTCCGCGATCGCGCTGATCGCGTCGTGGTTCGCGGCAGTCGTGCTGATCCCGCTGCTCGGCTACCGGCTGCTGCCGGAGCGCAGGCGTGCCGCGCACGAAGAAACCGGAGCCGGCGACCACGAACACGACATCTACGACACGCGTTTCTATCAGCGGCTGCGCGGCTGGATCCGGGGGTGCGTCGAGCGGCGCATGCTCGTGCTCGCGCTGACCATCGCGCTGTTCGTGCTCGCGCTGTTCGGCTTCACGCGCGTGCCGCAGCAGTTCTTCCCGAGTTCGGACCGCTCCGAACTGCTCGTCGACGTGCGGCTGCCCGAAGGCGCATCGTTCGACGCGACGCTGCGGCAGACGAAACGTCTCGAACAGGCGCTCGATGGCCGCCCGGAAATCGATCATTTCGTGAACTTCGTCGGCACCGGCGCGCCCCGCTTCTACCTGCCGCTCGACCAGCAGTTGCAGCAGCCGAACTTCGCGCAGTTCGTCATTACCGCGAAGTCGGTCGAGGATCGCGAGAAACTCGCCGCGTGGTTCGCGCCGAAACTGCGCAACGACTTCCCCGCGATCCGCACGCGGCTCTCGCGGCTCGAAAACGGGCCGCCGGTCGGTTATCCGGTGCAGTTCCGCGTGAGCGGCAACGAGATCGCGACCGTGCGCGAGATCGCAACGCGCGTCGCGTCGGTGATGCGCGCGACGCCCGGCACCGACAACGTGAACTTCGACTGGGACGAGCCCGCCGAACGCTCGCTGCACTTCGAGATCGACCAGCAGCGCGCGCGGCAGCTCGGCGTGTCGTCGCAGGACGTCGCGAATTTCCTGCAGATGACGCTGTCCGGCTACACCGTCACGCAATATCGCGAACGCGACAAGCTGATCGGCGTCGATCTGCGCGCGCCGCAAAACGAGCGCGTCGATCCCGAGCGCGTGCTGACGCTCGCGCTGCCGACGCCCAACGGTCCGGTGCCGCTCGGCTCGCTCGGCCATCTGGTGAACAGCCTCGAATACGGCGTGATCTGGGAACGCGACCGCCAGCCGACCATCACCGTGCAGGCCGACGTGATCGGCGGCGCGCAGGGCATCGACGTGACGCGCGTCGTCGAAGGCCGGCTGCAAGCCGTGCGCGCGTCGCTGCCGGCCGGGTACCGGATCGAGGTCGGCGGCTCGGTCGAGGAAAGCGCGAAGGGTCAGGCGTCGATCAACGCGCAGATTCCGATCTTCGTGATCGCCGTGCTGACGCTGCTGATGATCCAGTTGCAGAGCTTCGCGCGCGTGATGATGGTCGTGCTGACCGCGCCGCTCGGGCTGATCGGCGTCGTGTTCGCGCTGCTCGTGTTCCGCGAGCCGTTCGGCTTCGTCGCGATGCTCGGCGTGATCGCGATGTTCGGCATCATCATGCGCAACTCGGTGATCCTCGTCGATCAGATCGAGCAGGACATCCGCGCCGGCCATCCGCGTTTCGACGCGATCGTCGGCGCGACAGTGCGGCGCTTCCGCCCGATCACGCTGACCGCGGCGGCCGCGGTGCTCGCGCTGATCCCGCTGTTGCGCTCGAACTTCTTCGGGCCGATGGCGACCGCGCTGATGGGCGGCATCACGAGCGCGACCGTGCTGACGCTGTTCTTCCTGCCCGCGCTGTACGCGACCGCGTTTCGGGTGAAAGCGAGCGAGACCGGCGAACCACGCGGGCCGTCGGACGATGGAGTGGCATCATGA